In Pseudomonas sp. DNDY-54, a genomic segment contains:
- the rplU gene encoding 50S ribosomal protein L21: MYAVIVTGGKQYKVAEGEYLKIEKLEVATGEAVTFDRVLLIGNGDDVKIGAPVVDGAKVTAEVIAQGRHDKVTIIKFRRRKHHMKRQGHRQWFTEVKITGIQG; encoded by the coding sequence ATGTACGCAGTTATCGTTACCGGCGGCAAGCAATACAAGGTCGCCGAAGGCGAATACCTCAAGATTGAAAAACTCGAAGTTGCCACTGGCGAAGCCGTCACTTTTGACCGCGTTCTGCTGATCGGCAACGGCGACGACGTAAAGATCGGCGCTCCGGTGGTCGATGGTGCCAAGGTCACTGCTGAAGTGATCGCTCAGGGCCGTCACGACAAGGTCACCATCATCAAATTCCGCCGTCGTAAGCACCACATGAAGCGTCAGGGCCACCGTCAGTGGTTCACTGAGGTCAAAATCACCGGCATTCAGGGCTAA
- the rpmA gene encoding 50S ribosomal protein L27, protein MAHKKAGGSTRNGRDSEAKRLGVKMYGGQVIKAGNIIVRQRGTQFHAGYGVGMGKDHTLFAKVEGVIKFEVKGAFGRRYVSVVAA, encoded by the coding sequence ATGGCACACAAAAAAGCTGGCGGTTCTACCCGCAACGGTCGCGACTCAGAAGCCAAACGTCTTGGCGTGAAGATGTACGGCGGCCAGGTCATCAAGGCTGGCAACATTATCGTGCGTCAGCGCGGTACCCAGTTCCATGCCGGTTACGGCGTTGGTATGGGCAAGGATCACACCCTGTTCGCGAAAGTGGAAGGCGTGATCAAGTTTGAAGTGAAAGGCGCTTTTGGCCGTCGCTACGTGAGCGTCGTCGCAGCCTAA